The Marinomonas maritima genome segment GTGGCGTCATGTTGTTAGTCGCTTGTTATTTGGCGTTTTTGTGCTGGTTACAACCTGGACTGCCTTGGTTGTTTTAAAGCAGTCGGATGATTTCGTCGTCTGGGTTTTACTGCTGATGGGGTTGATTTGGGGTGCTGACTCCGGTGCTTATTTTGCGGGTCGAGCTTTCGGGAAAAGAAAGTTAGCCAAATTTGTCAGCCCGGGTAAATCATGGGAAGGTGTTATTGGTGGTTTAGTGTTGACTCAGATGGGTGTGATTATATTTGCCGTATTAAGTGGGTTCACGTTAACCCAGTGGAGTATTCTCTCGGTTATTGCGTTATTAACCTCCTCGGTCTCGGTGTTGGGTGATTTAACGGAAAGCTTGTTTAAGAGGCATGAGAAGCTAAAGGATTCGAGTCATTTGATTCCTGGGCACGGCGGAGTGATGGATCGTGTCGATAGTTTAACGGCGGCGGCGCCTATTTATGTTTTATTGCTAAGTTTGGCTGGATGGCTTTGATGCAAGGTATTTGTTTATTGGGTGCAACAGGGTCAATTGGCCAAAGTACACTAGAAATTATTGCACAGCATCCGGATAAATTTGTTTTGATTAGTGCGTCAGCGAACGAAAGTGTGGATAAAATGGCAGAAATTTGTCGCCGTTTTAAGCCTCAGCGCGCGGTGATGGGATCCGAAAAGACCTGTAATGAATTGGCTCAACAGTGCCAAGGCTTAGCAACGTCGTTTGAGTGGGGAGAAGCGGCTTTAGAAAGTATTGCTTCTGATTCTGATGTTGATCAGGTAATGGCGGCCATTATGGGGTTCGCTGGCCTTAAGCCTACGTTAGCTGGGGTTCGTGCTGGCAAGCGTACATTGCTAGCGAATAAAGAATCTTTGGTCACGGCAGGGAAGCTGTTCATGGATGAGGTGGCGCGTCATGATGTTACGCTTCTTCCGATAGACAGTGAGCATAATGCGATTTATCAAAGTTTACCGCAGACTTCTTCCGGCGCTCATAAACGGGATGTGTCAAAGATTATTTTGACTGCATCCGGCGGGCCCTTCAGGAAGTGGTCTCTAGATGATATGAGCTCGGTGACACCGGAGCAGGCGTGTAAACATCCAAATTGGTCAATGGGGCAAAAAATATCTATTGACTCCGCTTCCTTGATGAATAAAGGGTTGGAGTTGATCGAAGCCTGTTGGTTGTTTGATGTAACACCAAATGAGGTGGATGTGGTCGTCCACCCAGAAAGTATTATTCATTCTATGGTGTCATATCGCGATGGGTCGGTGATTGCTCAGATGGGAAACCCTGATATGAAGATCCCGATTGCGTATGGTATGAGTTGGCCAGACAGAGTTGAGACAAACGTGGCTCCTTTGAATTTAATTGATGTCGCACGTTTGAATTTTGAGTCTCCTGATTTGTTGCGCTTCCCCAATTTGAAGTTAGCTGCTGATGCCTGGTTTATGGGAGGGACAGCCATGGCGGTATTGAATGCAGCGAATGAAATTGCCGTAGAGGCTTTTTTGAACCGCCTGATCGGTTTTCTTGATATTGCAAAATTGAATGAACATGTTTTGACTGTCGCAAATATTGTGGCGGTGAATACGCTTGATGATGTTTTTGAAGCGGATAGATATTCTCGCCATTTGGCTCTGGATATGATCTCTCGCGGTAAATTTTCATGATACAAAATATCCTTTCTATTGTTGTTGCATTAGGCCTTCTGATTACCTTTCATGAATTTGGTCACTATTTTGTGGCTCGACGTTGTGGCGTTAAAGTACTGCGTTTTTCGGTTGGTTTTGGAAGACCTATCTATCGTTATGTTGGTAAAACGGGAACAGAATATACGCTCGCGATGATTCCACTTGGCGGTTATGTACGAATGCTTGATGAGCGCGAGGGAAATGTTCCTGAATCATTAAGAAGTCAGGCTTTTAATACAAAAACAGTTTGGCAGCGTATTGCGATAGTGGCGGCGGGGCCAATCGCGAATTTCATTTTAGCGGTTGTTATATATGCATTGGTAGCTTTACTTGGCGTTCAATCTATTGCGCCTAAAGTAGGCCAGATTGAGCAAGATACGCCTATTTCGCAAACGCAAATACAAGCCGGAGATGAGCTTGTTTCAATTGCTGGTGAATCGGTAGCATCGTGGGAAGATGTAAATTTAGTGTTAGCGGGCTTGATTGGTAAAACAGGAATCATTATCGTTCGGTACCAACCTGATGGATTGAGTTCGTTACAAGAAGACAGTGTACGTCTTAATCGATGGCTTGTTGGTGATGAACCTAATAATTTGATTAAAGCATTTGGTTTGGCACCATGGCAGCCGCTTATTTTACCCATTATCGCTCAGGTAGTGGAGGGCGGAGCGGCGGCTGAGGCAGGTTTCTTTCCTGGAGATAAAGTTTTAACGGTAAACGATCAACCTGTGGCAAACTGGCAGCAGTTTGTTGCATTAGTGCAGGCAAGCCCAAGTAAGACGTTGATCGTTGAAGTGCAGCGTGAACAAGGCTCGACTAAATTATCATTATTACCTAAATCTACCGAGCAAAATGGTAAGGTGATAGGGTATGCTGGGCTGGCTGTAGTTCCTCCTAAATGGGACGAAAGTCTTATCAGGGAGCAATATTATGGTCCGTTTGATGCACTTTCTTATGGTGTTGCACAAACGTCTAAAATGGTATCTTTAACGGTTTCGTCTATTGGGAAAATGATACAAGGACTGATTTCGGTTGATAATTTATCTGGACCGATAACGATTGCAAAAGTGGCGAGCGCATCAGCCGACTCTGGTTTGCAGTCTTTTTTAAAATTCATGGCTTACCTGAGTGTCAGTTTAGGGGTGCTTAATTTGTTGCCTATTCCAATGTTAGATGGTGGGCATTTGTTGTTTTTTGGCATTGAAGCTATTCGTCGTAAGCCTGTCTCTGAGAAAATTCAGAGTATGGCGTACCGTGTTGGTGCTTCTCTTTTATTTGCTCTAATGGCCATCGCCATTTTTAATGATATTGCCCGCTTGTAGAGAGGTATATGTGAAATTCGTTCCAGCGGTGTTGTTGGCTTTAATAAGCGTGCAGAGTTTTGCAAAAGCAGTAGAAGATGTTCGAATTGATGGCCTAGTACAGATGCCATCGGCGCGAGCATTTGATGTCATAGGATTCGATAAGAGTGAGTCCTATGATTCAGGTAAAGTATATCAAGCTATTAGTTCTCTTTTTAACACCAGTTACTTTAGTGACATTGATGTGTATGAAGAAAACAATGTCTTGATCTTTGATGTGGCTGAGCGACCTTCTATTGGTAATTTAACCATAGAAGGTAATGAGCTCATTAAAACAGAAGACTTAGAGCGAGGTTTGAAATTATCAGGCCTAGAAATTGGTGAAATTTACAAACCTGAAACCTTAAATCAGATTGTGCAGGAACTTCAGCGTCAATATTACGCTCTTGGTCGTTATAGTGCCAAAGTGGATATATCTGTGGAGGATATGCCTCGTAACCGGACGGGTATTGTTATCAATATCGATGAAGGTGATACAGCAAAAATAGTTCATATAAACATTGTTGGTAATAAGGATTTCGACCAAGAAACGCTTACGAAAAACTTTGAGGCGGAAGAAATCGGGTCCTGGAACCCCTTTAGCTCTGCAGATGAATACGCAAAAGCGAAGGTAGAGGGTGACATCAATACTTTAAAAAGCTTTTACTTAGACAAAGGCTATTTAGATTTTAGTGTCGTTTCTAGTCAGGTGAGTTTGTCTGCGGATAAACGTGACGTTTATATTGTTATTAATGTTGATGAGGGTAAGCCTTATAATATTAATAACGTGTCGTTGAGTGGCAGTTTACCGATTGCAGAAGATCGTGTGTGGAAGCAAATCTCTCAGAAACGTGGCGATGTTTTTTCTCGTAGTGAAGTAACTAAAATCATTGAGAAAATATCAACTGAATTGGGTGATGATGGTTATTTGTTCACTAACGTGAATGTGATTCCAGAAAAACTAGAGAACCATACGGTTAACCTTAGTTATCAAATTACTCCTGGTCCCAAAGTCTATGTTCGTCGCATCACGTTTAGTGGTAATAGTGAAACACAAGATGAAGTGTTACGCCGT includes the following:
- a CDS encoding phosphatidate cytidylyltransferase; this translates as MLLPRILSAIVMAVLFICAVFVLEASHFIVAMAGVVLLAGWEWARLSGVRSQIGRIGFSVFIGVVCFWVFNFNLQKVSLYISPLLWGLALYWVVRYPSPLLWRHVVSRLLFGVFVLVTTWTALVVLKQSDDFVVWVLLLMGLIWGADSGAYFAGRAFGKRKLAKFVSPGKSWEGVIGGLVLTQMGVIIFAVLSGFTLTQWSILSVIALLTSSVSVLGDLTESLFKRHEKLKDSSHLIPGHGGVMDRVDSLTAAAPIYVLLLSLAGWL
- the ispC gene encoding 1-deoxy-D-xylulose-5-phosphate reductoisomerase, whose translation is MQGICLLGATGSIGQSTLEIIAQHPDKFVLISASANESVDKMAEICRRFKPQRAVMGSEKTCNELAQQCQGLATSFEWGEAALESIASDSDVDQVMAAIMGFAGLKPTLAGVRAGKRTLLANKESLVTAGKLFMDEVARHDVTLLPIDSEHNAIYQSLPQTSSGAHKRDVSKIILTASGGPFRKWSLDDMSSVTPEQACKHPNWSMGQKISIDSASLMNKGLELIEACWLFDVTPNEVDVVVHPESIIHSMVSYRDGSVIAQMGNPDMKIPIAYGMSWPDRVETNVAPLNLIDVARLNFESPDLLRFPNLKLAADAWFMGGTAMAVLNAANEIAVEAFLNRLIGFLDIAKLNEHVLTVANIVAVNTLDDVFEADRYSRHLALDMISRGKFS
- the rseP gene encoding RIP metalloprotease RseP, translating into MIQNILSIVVALGLLITFHEFGHYFVARRCGVKVLRFSVGFGRPIYRYVGKTGTEYTLAMIPLGGYVRMLDEREGNVPESLRSQAFNTKTVWQRIAIVAAGPIANFILAVVIYALVALLGVQSIAPKVGQIEQDTPISQTQIQAGDELVSIAGESVASWEDVNLVLAGLIGKTGIIIVRYQPDGLSSLQEDSVRLNRWLVGDEPNNLIKAFGLAPWQPLILPIIAQVVEGGAAAEAGFFPGDKVLTVNDQPVANWQQFVALVQASPSKTLIVEVQREQGSTKLSLLPKSTEQNGKVIGYAGLAVVPPKWDESLIREQYYGPFDALSYGVAQTSKMVSLTVSSIGKMIQGLISVDNLSGPITIAKVASASADSGLQSFLKFMAYLSVSLGVLNLLPIPMLDGGHLLFFGIEAIRRKPVSEKIQSMAYRVGASLLFALMAIAIFNDIARL